From the genome of Ignavibacteria bacterium:
AATGTTCCTCTCCAAACACCTCTTTTAGGTACTTCAAAGACTCCATCAAAAGTGGTTCAGCTTTTGAATAATTGCCCGTCATTGCATAATACTGGGCAAGATTTTGTCTGGTTGTTGCTATCAAATGGTGCTTTTCACCATACGCTTTTTTATAGACTTGCAGCACTTCAAGCAAAAGGGGCTCAATTTTCTCTACTTTCTTTGTTGAATAATACAAAGAAGCGAGGTTGTTGAGAGATTGTGCATACCTTGGGTCCGATGTACCCAAAACTTTTTTATATATCTCGATAGCCTTGAGAATAAGTGGCTCTGCCTTACTGAAGTTCCCCATGTTATTGTAAAGCACACCGAGATTCATAATACCCGTCGCATAGTCTTCATTCGATTCGCCAAGAATTTTCTTCTTTATCTGCACTGCCTGGGAAAGATAATATTCCGCTTTGTTGAAATTTCCTGTGTAATAATAGAGCATACCAATTCCGTTCAAAGGGTCTGCCACATTAATATCCTCATCACCAAAAGCCCTTTTGAAAATGCCAATTACTTCAAGATAAAGCGGTTCAGCTTTTGGATAATTTCCCATATCTCTGTATAAAGTGGCGAGATTATTTAGACTGCCCCCATAATAAGGATGTTCTTCGCCATAAACCGCTTTGTAAATATCCGAAGCCTTTAACAATAGAATCTCACTTTTGTTATAATCTTTTTGGATAAAGTAAAATGTTGCCAAATTTGTCAGAGACTTTCCATACTCGGCGCTTTCCTCTCCGTAATTGTCCCCGTATATTGGTATTGCCTTAAGAAGGAGTTCCTCGGCTTCTTTGATCCTTCCGAGTACCTGCCATGCCTGAGCAAGAGTGCTTATTATTGTCGCATAGGTCGCGTCCTCACCCTCGGAATAGCTGTTCATTCCTTTCTCGAGCAATGTCGCTGCTTTTGAAAAATTTGAAGAAGCATTACAGGAAAAAGCCGCCACCAAAATTGCATAGTAGTATTCAGCCACAAGATCGTCGTCCTCTTCGAATGCAGCTATTGCCTTTTCCGCATTGTACAAGGCATTCTTGTAGTCATTTGCTTTATAGTATTCATATGCAGTAGCATAATACTCCTCCCCTGTCTGTGAAAAAAGGGGAAGCGAAAACAAAACAAGCAGTAAAAAGAATATTTTAAGTTTCATGATATTGTCTGGTTTTAACATCTTTATCACAACCGTTTTTTTCGAATTGTGATCGTAAAAGTGGAAATTTTTTCATCCTGCCGGACATCGAGTGCACCCCTGCTCATAAATCCGTCATCCATTCTCATTATCTCTTCAAGAATGGAATTGTTGCCGCCATAGTTTCCGGGATCATCACCTGCGGAGCGCATAAACGCATACCGGAGGTCGAGTGGCTGAAGGGTAAAAATAATTTTAATGGTCTCGGATGTGTAGTTGAAAGGAGACTTGTTTCTGAATCGATAGACAAAATTTGGTATAATAAATTCTTCTCCCGGCTCAATAAAATAGTTTGCAGGACTCTCGTTTTTTTTCAGCCAGGGGATCAGCAGCATGATCCTGGAATCTTCTTCAATACTGACGATGTTAAAAAATGCCTTCCTCTCCCCTGAATTACTGATCTTCAGCATAAAATAATCATCGTCACCAACCGTCAACACTCCGTCTTTAAAGTAATCTCTTATCTGAAGTGTGTCTGTAATCTTCCTTTTCTCCTTGTCAAACCTGACCGGGATCAGTTCCATGCCGGGCGTGATATCAGGATAATTGAAATTCATCGATTCAAAAAGCCGTGCTTTGGTGAAATTCTTGATCACTTTCTTTAGCTTGGCTTCATCTTTTGTTTCATCAAGCAGTATAGTGCCCGTACCTGTCGAGACAATTTTAAAGAGACCGGGGGTTACTGACTTTTCTATCGATAAATCACCTGCATCTTTTTTATCGATTATTTTGGCGAGTTTGAACTTCTTCACATCTTCGAGAAAACCCTTCGGAAGAATCTGCAGCACATCCCCTTTTATTGTAATTTTCACGGTATCCAAAGGCAATACTGCGTCTCTCAACCAGCACCAGACACCCTGCGGTGTTAAACCAGCGGGAAGATTTTGAAGTTTCACTATTGATGTCAGTGAACCGGAAGAAACAACTTCACCAGTAAAATAGAGTGTCTGTCCCGTGGTATCGGTTATACCCGCCTTGTAAAA
Proteins encoded in this window:
- a CDS encoding caspase family protein, with the protein product MKTLFFIVSFSLMFSITFPVEAQVNHGKKCLIVAIGDYKYLKRISSENDIPLIKSALEKQGFKDFRILENSQATKKNILAELTKLEKDTKSGDIVVIHFSAHGQGIPDDNGDEPDGVDESICCYGAEQYLSDTYKGEEHLRDDLLGEKLDKIREKAGAKGQVLVLLDACFSGSGTRGEGKVSRGVGNLLMKKGSAIEKAIKDGLTFGEKDLIKGNGKLSPMTVYSAARADELNYEYLDQGSLSYAFNKSLTSNTGKEVSYRSLFAGIISTMSTIVPYQNPVAEGEGIDLPVFGEGLIVAPDYFNVLEFDREKNLALLSGGKIAGIYPSSKIAFYKAGITDTTGQTLYFTGEVVSSGSLTSIVKLQNLPAGLTPQGVWCWLRDAVLPLDTVKITIKGDVLQILPKGFLEDVKKFKLAKIIDKKDAGDLSIEKSVTPGLFKIVSTGTGTILLDETKDEAKLKKVIKNFTKARLFESMNFNYPDITPGMELIPVRFDKEKRKITDTLQIRDYFKDGVLTVGDDDYFMLKISNSGERKAFFNIVSIEEDSRIMLLIPWLKKNESPANYFIEPGEEFIIPNFVYRFRNKSPFNYTSETIKIIFTLQPLDLRYAFMRSAGDDPGNYGGNNSILEEIMRMDDGFMSRGALDVRQDEKISTFTITIRKKRL